CCATAATAAAAGAATACCTTTTAATAAAATTATGACACATAAGTAACTTTTTATGTGTCTAATTTATTTTAGGTATTCACATATGAACTTATTTTTTTAGTATTGTTTTTAAATTTATGCTGTTGTAAATTTAACAGTTGTTGTTCCAAAATATTGTGATATAAATCCTGTTGCATCAATTGTTGCCGATTTTTTGTCATCACTTATTTTAACACTAACATCGGTGGAAAGTTTTAGAGATAATTTAAATTGGACATTAATTGCATTAATAATACTTGCTGAATTAGCTGCTACAATTTTTCCTAAATCAGAGTTAGGTGGAATTAATTTTGCAATATCTTGGCGATTAATTGCTTTGAAAGTAACATTGACTGAACCAGAATAGATTTGATCATAACCATCATTAAAAGGAACTATTTCTATTGTGGCATTATCATTATCATCTATTGATTTTTTAGCTACTTTAATTGACGTTTTATTAACAGTTGGATTTAAACTAATAACTTTATCTATAATATCTTGATTAAAATTTTGTAAAGTTGCTAAATCGATTTCTCCTAAATTTGTTTTTGTTATAATATTGCTTAAACTTCTTTTTTGTTCTCATGCATAATCAATTTTAATTTTTCCTTTGAATACTTCTAACTGACTTTTAATCATAAAACTATTATCAGTAATATCAGTTATTTTAAATAAACCTCAGTCACTTAGTGAATCTTCTTTAAGATTATTTTTTTTAATAAAAATAGTACCCAATTCTTCTTTAGTTAATTTTTCTTCACTGTATAATTGACCTAAATTTGTTGTTTCTAATTTAAGAATATCATTTATGTCACCATTAGTAATGTTAAAATGAACTATTATTTTATATGAAAAGACTGGATTTGTAAGCTCTTGGGCGACAATAAGACCTTTTTCATCATGATTTCTAAATAACATTGATCCAGGTTTTGGTTTTAAAATAGCACTTGTTGCTGTTAAGTCAGTAATTCAAAAATCTTCTAATAATACATCATGATATTTGTCAAGAAAATCTTTACCATAATATTTTTCAACTAAGTCAAAAACTAATTGATTTTTATTTTCTTCATTATAGTTACCAGATAAGTATTCATGAATATCATATTCTTTCCCTGTTTGTCAATCTGCCCCTTTACCATGTGTTTTAGTCATAAAGTTAGGATTTATATCATTTAAGATTTTAAAATTAAATTGGATTGTTCCTGTCATAAAAGTTTTAAAGTTATTTTTAAGGTCCGTAATATCTGCTCCAAAAACTAATGAACCTTCATAGTTTTTATTAATTTTTGCTGTTAAAACTGGATTATTAATAATTGATTCTGTTTGTTTTGCAGATTCAAATAGGATAGCAATCCCTAAATCGGTAATTTTTTGTTGGTAAAATTCAAATAATGGATTAAGGTTCCCAATAAATTCTAATAAAATAGGGAAAATAGTTGTTAAAATAGCCATAGTGCTATTATCACTGTTGATAAACTTATCAGCAAGTTCATAAGGTAAGTAAACATCATTGATGTTAGTTAAACTGGCAAAATCAGTTCAATCAAAAGCTTCATCATTAATTTCAACTTCACCTTTAAAGTCCCCTTCTTTTATTCCAGTTAAAGTTACAATGTGTTTTTCTGAATCAACATTAACTTTTACATCATTTGTTGTTAAATTAGTTTGGTTTAATAAATTAATTAATTCTAATGGTGAAACTTTATCTTTATAAGCATTATCGACACCACTAATTGGTAATGAAGTTTTTGTAATAATTTGACTAATATTATTAGTTAATCCTTCAATTTTAACTTTTTTTGAAATAAATGCTGATTTTGTTGTTGGTCCCATATAACGAATTGTTGCTTCATTTAAACCTGGTAAAAATTGGATTCTTAGTTTATCAACATTGTTTCCATCTTTTGCTAATAGTTTTTTTAATGCAAACCCATTTGGAACAGTTTGGTAGCTATCTTTAATATTGAATGTATCAATTGCACTTGTGGCATTTTTAGTTCCACATGCAACTACTGAACTTGCTCCAGAAGCAGTAATGGCAATGGTTCCTAAAATACTTAATAATTTTTTCATTTTCTTTTTCTCCTTTTTTTCTTTAAAATTAGTTTTTCTGCTGTTTTAAGATTTATTTTAGTAAATTTTTAAACTATTGGTGGTGCTACTCCTTTTTTAAAAGTATTTAAATAAAGTGACCAACGAGAACGGAAAATTAAGTTTCGAAATTTTAAAACAACTGTTTTTAAAAAAGTATTAGAAAAATAAATGATAACAGTATTTTGTGATTCAATGACAACCAGATACTCAAGATATTTTTCAACAAAATCATCAAAAGGATTAATGTTTGAAATAGTTTTAATTATTTTTAAGTATTTTTTAAAAGAAATAGTAATAATAATAGTTGTAATTAAAAAAATGATAAAACTTGAGTATAAAAAGGCAAAAAAGTAATATAGACCAAAATAAATACTATCCTCTGCTCCCAAAATAATACTAAGTAAAGAATGTTTGTGATCAAATAATTTTATGAAAAAAATAAAAAGATTAGTTATTCATAAAATTATTAATATACTATTATTGGCAATAATATTTTTTCATTCAATTTTAACCCTTGGTGATGTTAAAAAATTGTATCTTTTAATATCTTTATATAATTGAATTAATAAACTCATATACGAAATAAAAATAATAAAAATTATTATGCTATATAGCAAATTATAGGTTCAGTAAAATAAGGCTATATTATTTAGAAAAATGTTAAAAACTGCAGTTAAAATATTATTTAAAATAAATAGCGCTAAAATAATGCCAACAAACCAGCAAGACTGTTGTTTAATTTTACTGATGTTCATAGTAGTCCTCCTAGTTAATATTTTAAACTTAGTTATTATTATACTTTTTAAAATTATTTTTGCAAATTTTTAATTAACTATGGATGGAATAAATTATGTAGTTGTGGGGCAATTTTTAAATGTTTATTATAGCATTATAAGCATTTAGAAGATGAAAAATCTTATTTGCTTATATTTATTAAAACATTTTTCGAAAAAAATATAATACAAAAAAACACTAATTTTATCAATTAGTTAATAATTTTTAATACTCTTAAAACTCTAATATGTTATTTTTTTTGATATATTCTGTAATCTATAATTATCTGTAAATAATCATTTTTATCTTAATATAAAATAAAAAATCCTATTTATTAAATAGGATTAAATGCTTTAATTATCTAATTTTTTATGGTGGCAAATATTTAAAATGTTTTAGGTTTATGCATTATTTAATTGAAAAATACTTCCATCATTTGTTCCACCAAAAAGATCACCTGATGTAGTTTGAACAAAAGATAAAAGAGCATTGTATTTTTTTATATCAACTGTCGCTTTTATTGTTCCGTTATTATTTAACTGATAAATTTCCCCCCAGTGCCACATCCCAAGTAAAATTGTTCCATCTTGTAATTCAAATATGTTTCTGGGGCTATAACTTAATTTTTCTTTTTTTTCTTTTTGTTTGCCATTCATGTATAATTCATATATTATACCCGCCCCTATTATACCCGCCCCTTCAGGTCCATCTGTTGCTGCTAAAACTTTGCTATTTGATAATAAAATTAATGAATGAACAGTGCCCTCTAATTCCGTTACTGGTTCTTCACTAATACTTTTTCCTTTTGAATCTAATTGATAAATTTCTCCGTCATATCCTCCAGCTAAAATTAAGCCAGGACTAGACTCTACCATTGAATAAACATCAAATGTATTTGTTACTACCCCCATAAATGATCCATCAGGAAATAACTGATAAACTGTATGATTATTAGTTCCTACCAAAATATTACCATTTTTTTGTTTTAACATTGAGTATACTTTGAAATCATCAGGAATTCTATCATCCACAATTTTTTTATTAAATGTTCCATTCGGATATAAAAGATATAATCCATGAGTTGTCCCTACTAAAATATCCTTCTCATTGGCCAACAAAATTAAACTATTAATATTACCAGACAAATTAGTTACTGTCTTTTTGAAGGTTCCAATATTTGGATTAAAAACACGATAATTAACTTTAATTACATCATTATTTACAATATAATCTGTACTGTCCATTTTAACTTTAATTAAAGCTTGCTCACTAGTAATAGAATCTGAAACAAGTTCAATTTCATTAACATGGACTTTCGGATTTAACTTTCCAATTTTATTGATAATAGTTTCTGGTTCTTTATTTATAATATCTCCTAATTCTTTATTAGTTAAAACCTCTGATAATAGTTTTCTATTATCACTACTAAAATATAATTTTAAAGTATCATTTGGTAAATATCGGTCACTACTTTTAAGCACAGTTAATTCTGCTGTGACAGTTTTATTACTTTTTTGAATGTTTTTTTTAATCTCTACCTCATCTGTTCTTAAATCATTATTTGCCTTCTTAACTATGGTCATTAATTCTTCTGGGTCTGGGTTTTCGCCAAGATTCACATTTGGAAAACTTCGTTGCTTTACATCAGTTGCCAATGTTACAAACGTCGCTTCAAAATTAACCTCAAC
The Spiroplasma chrysopicola DF-1 genome window above contains:
- a CDS encoding lipoprotein translates to MKKLLSILGTIAITASGASSVVACGTKNATSAIDTFNIKDSYQTVPNGFALKKLLAKDGNNVDKLRIQFLPGLNEATIRYMGPTTKSAFISKKVKIEGLTNNISQIITKTSLPISGVDNAYKDKVSPLELINLLNQTNLTTNDVKVNVDSEKHIVTLTGIKEGDFKGEVEINDEAFDWTDFASLTNINDVYLPYELADKFINSDNSTMAILTTIFPILLEFIGNLNPLFEFYQQKITDLGIAILFESAKQTESIINNPVLTAKINKNYEGSLVFGADITDLKNNFKTFMTGTIQFNFKILNDINPNFMTKTHGKGADWQTGKEYDIHEYLSGNYNEENKNQLVFDLVEKYYGKDFLDKYHDVLLEDFWITDLTATSAILKPKPGSMLFRNHDEKGLIVAQELTNPVFSYKIIVHFNITNGDINDILKLETTNLGQLYSEEKLTKEELGTIFIKKNNLKEDSLSDWGLFKITDITDNSFMIKSQLEVFKGKIKIDYAWEQKRSLSNIITKTNLGEIDLATLQNFNQDIIDKVISLNPTVNKTSIKVAKKSIDDNDNATIEIVPFNDGYDQIYSGSVNVTFKAINRQDIAKLIPPNSDLGKIVAANSASIINAINVQFKLSLKLSTDVSVKISDDKKSATIDATGFISQYFGTTTVKFTTA
- a CDS encoding ligand-binding sensor domain-containing protein — protein: MENKVQVFYDSMCNSCQYKFKKVISVAKKNALKDLDDLQVFLCTVDKNQSIEDDNDLVPLAFIFCKKDSYVFFWKEDLYNGDGSSKIKIVNDRLILSQATIDRIKEHNTNNNELTVVKKKQTQDITSKLISENSTSIVKHFNRQMAIMNRQNLLHMTKIKKMILSIGLVIILLLATLGGSLGWYFSTRNNISNGQLPNYNWRINLNEHLKDRDLGGIDNNVEETILAAVKVKNSVVQIEDLYVKDVTEISATVGVKSSSSLYDPNSSVEVNFEATFVTLATDVKQRSFPNVNLGENPDPEELMTIVKKANNDLRTDEVEIKKNIQKSNKTVTAELTVLKSSDRYLPNDTLKLYFSSDNRKLLSEVLTNKELGDIINKEPETIINKIGKLNPKVHVNEIELVSDSITSEQALIKVKMDSTDYIVNNDVIKVNYRVFNPNIGTFKKTVTNLSGNINSLILLANEKDILVGTTHGLYLLYPNGTFNKKIVDDRIPDDFKVYSMLKQKNGNILVGTNNHTVYQLFPDGSFMGVVTNTFDVYSMVESSPGLILAGGYDGEIYQLDSKGKSISEEPVTELEGTVHSLILLSNSKVLAATDGPEGAGIIGAGIIYELYMNGKQKEKKEKLSYSPRNIFELQDGTILLGMWHWGEIYQLNNNGTIKATVDIKKYNALLSFVQTTSGDLFGGTNDGSIFQLNNA